From a region of the Chitinophaga caseinilytica genome:
- a CDS encoding cation-translocating P-type ATPase encodes MKQTPQTDQFTGLSDAEAESRLRQYGKNVFRVKQVPRFLVIIWNMVREPMFLLLLTACLLYFILGSVSEGLLMLAAILLVSAIEFFEEARSNKAMKALQAFTAPRARVLRNGKLQEVDTENIVPGDILVLSEGDLVPADATLLLANDLSVNESVITGESMPAARLADQSVFRGTQVNTGQAVAKVTATGNDTELGKLGKKVSETSNPETIIQRQTWRYVKRLAIFGFLAFALVCVLNYIQTNSWAESLLMGLTLAMAAIPEEIPVAFSSFMALGALYMSRRGIIPRQPQVIENLGAVNVLCLDKTGTITENVMRVADVYGENALQFAALASEKHPFDSMEKAILERWGKPLPDMVHEYPLGGRPPMMTHVYDLGGVITATAKGAVERIVRVCKLDAARAAEVTVYADGMAAKGFRVLGVASAVHAGGAFPEDQDGFDWRFEGLVSLQDPPRKNAREVIGALYAAGIDVKLITGDYLATARHIASEVGIRNLEHAESGDSVMAMPEAELKEKVKTVNLFVRMFPDAKVKVVEALKSIGDITAMTGDGVNDGPALKTAHIGIAMGKKGADIARMAADLVITDDNLDRILIAIQQGRKIFTNLRKAIRYIISIHIPIILTATLPLVLGWAYPNIFTPIHVIFLELIMGPTCSIFYEREPAEENLMELPSRGSHMSLFRGNELWISVVQGLAIAAGVLGLYRYYMPSHSLEETRTVVFTALVMANIFLTFADRSFSEHFFHTIRYKNNLVPLVLGASILFLCIIHFVPAVRALFGMTRIPLQDGLLCLGVSFASVAWFEIYKAIRGPKKAA; translated from the coding sequence ATGAAACAGACTCCACAGACAGATCAGTTTACCGGGCTTTCGGACGCGGAAGCGGAATCGAGGCTCCGGCAGTATGGCAAAAATGTTTTCCGCGTGAAGCAGGTGCCGCGGTTTTTGGTGATCATCTGGAATATGGTCCGCGAGCCCATGTTCCTGCTGCTCCTCACGGCCTGCCTGTTGTATTTTATATTGGGAAGCGTTTCGGAAGGCTTGCTCATGCTCGCCGCGATCCTGCTCGTGTCGGCCATCGAATTTTTCGAGGAAGCCCGCAGCAACAAGGCCATGAAGGCGCTGCAGGCGTTCACCGCGCCCCGTGCCCGCGTGCTGCGGAACGGGAAGTTGCAGGAGGTGGACACGGAAAACATCGTTCCGGGGGATATCCTCGTGCTCAGCGAGGGCGACCTTGTGCCGGCAGACGCTACGCTCCTGCTGGCCAACGACCTTTCCGTAAATGAATCCGTTATTACGGGGGAATCGATGCCGGCGGCTAGGCTGGCCGATCAGTCCGTTTTCAGGGGCACGCAGGTGAATACGGGGCAGGCCGTGGCGAAAGTGACCGCTACCGGCAACGACACCGAGCTGGGCAAACTGGGCAAAAAGGTCAGCGAAACTTCCAATCCCGAAACCATCATCCAGCGGCAGACCTGGCGGTATGTGAAGCGCCTGGCGATATTCGGGTTCCTGGCGTTTGCGCTGGTTTGTGTGCTGAATTATATACAAACGAACTCCTGGGCCGAAAGCCTCCTCATGGGCCTGACGCTCGCCATGGCCGCCATTCCGGAAGAAATTCCCGTGGCGTTTTCGTCGTTCATGGCACTGGGCGCCCTTTACATGAGCCGCCGCGGCATCATTCCGCGCCAGCCGCAGGTGATAGAAAACCTCGGCGCCGTGAATGTACTTTGCCTCGATAAAACCGGCACCATCACGGAAAACGTCATGCGCGTGGCGGACGTATACGGCGAAAACGCCCTGCAGTTCGCGGCCCTCGCCAGTGAAAAGCATCCGTTCGACAGTATGGAAAAAGCGATCCTCGAACGCTGGGGAAAGCCCTTGCCGGATATGGTGCACGAATATCCCCTGGGCGGCCGTCCGCCGATGATGACGCATGTTTACGACCTCGGCGGCGTCATTACCGCCACCGCAAAAGGTGCCGTGGAGCGCATCGTGCGGGTTTGTAAACTGGATGCGGCCAGGGCCGCCGAAGTTACGGTGTATGCAGACGGGATGGCGGCTAAAGGGTTCCGGGTGCTGGGTGTGGCCAGCGCTGTCCATGCCGGTGGCGCGTTCCCGGAAGACCAGGATGGGTTCGACTGGCGGTTCGAAGGACTGGTGAGCCTGCAGGACCCTCCGCGCAAAAACGCCCGGGAAGTGATCGGGGCGCTGTATGCCGCGGGGATCGACGTTAAGCTGATAACGGGCGACTACCTCGCTACCGCCCGCCACATCGCGTCGGAGGTAGGCATCCGGAACCTGGAGCACGCGGAGTCGGGGGATTCGGTGATGGCGATGCCGGAAGCGGAACTGAAAGAAAAGGTAAAGACGGTCAACCTGTTCGTCCGCATGTTCCCCGACGCAAAAGTGAAAGTTGTGGAAGCCCTCAAATCCATCGGCGACATCACGGCCATGACGGGCGACGGCGTTAACGACGGACCGGCCCTCAAAACGGCGCATATTGGCATCGCCATGGGCAAAAAAGGAGCGGATATCGCGCGGATGGCGGCAGACCTCGTCATAACAGACGATAACCTCGACCGGATCCTCATCGCCATCCAGCAGGGCCGGAAAATCTTCACCAACCTGCGGAAAGCCATCCGGTACATCATTTCCATCCACATCCCCATCATCCTCACCGCCACGCTGCCGCTGGTGCTGGGTTGGGCATACCCGAATATTTTCACACCGATCCACGTCATTTTCCTCGAGCTGATCATGGGCCCCACCTGCTCGATCTTCTACGAAAGGGAGCCGGCGGAAGAGAACCTGATGGAACTCCCGTCCCGCGGAAGCCACATGAGCCTGTTCCGCGGAAACGAGCTGTGGATAAGCGTTGTACAGGGCCTCGCCATTGCGGCCGGGGTGTTGGGACTATATCGTTACTACATGCCCTCCCATTCGCTGGAGGAAACGCGGACGGTCGTGTTTACGGCGCTGGTGATGGCCAATATCTTTCTCACCTTTGCCGACCGGTCGTTTTCGGAACATTTCTTTCATACGATCAGGTATAAAAACAACCTGGTGCCCCTGGTGCTGGGGGCTTCCATCCTCTTCCTGTGTATCATTCATTTTGTTCCGGCCGTGCGCGCGCTCTTCGGGATGACGCGCATCCCACTGCAAGATGGGCTCCTGTGCCTGGGCGTTTCGTTCGCCAGCGTGGCATGGTTCGAAATCTACAAAGCCATCCGCGGCCCGAAAAAAGCGGCGTGA
- a CDS encoding NAD(P)-dependent alcohol dehydrogenase — translation MTTVKAYAAQDAKSAVAPWSFERRDPGPHDVEFDILYCGVCHSDLHQIRDEWGNSIYPMVPGHEIVGRVTRVGDKVTKFKPGDLAAVGCLVDSCRKCSNCNDGNEQYCENGSSGTYNSHEQDHKTPTYGGYSSMIVTDEAFVLKVSDKLPLANVAPLLCAGITTYSPLRHWKVGKGHKVAVMGLGGLGHMAVKFAAAFGAEVTMLSTSPKKEADAKALGAHKFVLTTDKAQLKSVRNYFDFILDTVSAPHDYNMAQSLLRTNGVQICVGVPPTPMEIAGFSLIGNRRSIAGSMIGGIAETQEMLDFCAEHNIVSDVEVINMNYVNEAYERMLKGDVRYRFVIDMATL, via the coding sequence ATGACAACAGTAAAAGCTTATGCCGCGCAAGACGCAAAATCTGCCGTAGCTCCCTGGTCGTTCGAACGCCGCGATCCCGGTCCGCACGACGTGGAGTTCGATATCCTCTATTGCGGCGTGTGCCATTCCGACCTTCACCAGATCCGCGACGAATGGGGCAATTCCATTTACCCCATGGTGCCCGGGCATGAGATCGTGGGCCGCGTGACCCGTGTGGGCGACAAAGTAACGAAATTCAAACCGGGAGACCTGGCCGCGGTGGGTTGCCTGGTCGACAGCTGCCGCAAATGTTCGAACTGCAACGACGGGAACGAACAATATTGCGAAAATGGCTCTTCCGGTACTTATAATTCCCACGAGCAGGACCATAAAACGCCGACCTACGGCGGATATTCCAGCATGATCGTGACAGACGAGGCTTTTGTGCTGAAAGTGTCCGACAAACTGCCACTGGCCAACGTTGCGCCGCTCCTCTGCGCTGGCATTACCACCTATTCGCCGCTGCGCCACTGGAAAGTGGGGAAAGGGCATAAAGTGGCGGTGATGGGGCTCGGCGGATTGGGCCACATGGCCGTGAAATTCGCCGCGGCATTCGGTGCGGAAGTGACGATGCTCAGCACCAGCCCGAAAAAGGAAGCCGACGCCAAGGCGCTCGGAGCGCATAAATTCGTGCTCACGACCGACAAAGCACAGCTCAAATCCGTCCGGAATTACTTCGATTTCATCCTGGATACCGTTTCCGCACCGCACGATTACAATATGGCGCAAAGCCTTCTGCGCACGAACGGGGTGCAGATCTGCGTGGGCGTACCGCCGACGCCGATGGAGATAGCCGGTTTCAGCCTGATCGGGAACCGCCGCAGCATCGCGGGGTCCATGATCGGGGGGATCGCGGAAACGCAGGAAATGCTGGATTTCTGCGCGGAACATAATATTGTGTCAGACGTGGAAGTCATCAACATGAATTATGTCAACGAAGCGTACGAGCGCATGTTGAAAGGCGATGTGCGGTACCGTTTCGTGATCGATATGGCGACATTGTAA
- a CDS encoding acetyl-CoA hydrolase/transferase family protein, which translates to MELRYIDAATAVANIQSGQRVFVHGSAATPELLVQALQNRAEALKDVELVSITTLGNVNFDQPACRKAFFFNSLFVSAATRAVSNSESGDYVPIFLSEIPQLFYRNILPLDAAFIQVSPPDAHGYVSLGTSVDIARAAVDTAKYVVAQVNPNMPRTHGDGFIHISRIHALVWHEAPLPVVDYSSGATPAVEAIGKHVAALIEDGATLQLGIGTIPDMVLRNLVGHKDLGLHTEMMSDGVIPLIESGVINNARKKINTGKTVTAFMTGTERLYKFVHDNPSIRVMDISYVNDTSIIRRNPKVAAVNSAIEIDITGQVCADSIGTYQYSGIGGQMDFIRGASLSEGGKPIIALPSVTNKGISRITPFLKEGAGVVTTRGHIHWVVTEYGSVDLFGKNLKQRARALIGLAHPDHREALDRAYFDRFLKGKG; encoded by the coding sequence ATGGAATTACGATACATAGACGCCGCCACCGCCGTGGCCAATATTCAATCCGGACAACGCGTATTCGTGCATGGCAGCGCCGCCACGCCGGAGCTGCTCGTACAGGCGCTGCAAAACCGCGCAGAAGCACTGAAAGATGTGGAACTGGTGAGCATCACCACGCTCGGCAACGTCAATTTCGACCAGCCGGCATGCAGAAAGGCTTTCTTCTTCAATTCCCTTTTCGTTTCGGCGGCAACGCGCGCCGTGTCTAACAGCGAGTCGGGCGATTACGTGCCGATCTTCCTCAGCGAAATCCCCCAACTTTTCTACCGCAACATTCTCCCGCTGGATGCGGCCTTCATACAGGTTTCTCCGCCGGATGCGCACGGGTACGTGAGCCTCGGCACTTCGGTAGACATCGCCCGCGCGGCGGTGGATACGGCGAAATACGTAGTGGCACAGGTAAACCCGAATATGCCGCGCACGCATGGCGACGGGTTCATCCATATCAGCCGGATCCACGCGCTGGTGTGGCACGAAGCCCCGCTGCCGGTGGTCGACTATTCTTCCGGGGCAACGCCCGCCGTGGAAGCGATCGGAAAACATGTGGCGGCGCTCATAGAAGACGGCGCCACCCTGCAACTGGGCATTGGCACCATTCCAGATATGGTGCTGCGCAACCTGGTGGGCCACAAAGACCTCGGCCTGCACACGGAAATGATGTCTGACGGCGTGATCCCGCTGATCGAAAGCGGTGTCATCAATAACGCGCGGAAAAAGATCAATACCGGGAAAACCGTGACGGCTTTCATGACGGGTACGGAAAGGCTGTACAAATTCGTGCACGACAATCCCTCCATCCGCGTCATGGACATCAGTTATGTGAACGATACCTCCATCATCCGCCGGAACCCCAAGGTGGCGGCGGTGAACAGCGCCATCGAAATCGATATTACGGGGCAGGTGTGCGCGGATTCCATCGGCACTTACCAGTATTCCGGGATTGGCGGGCAGATGGATTTCATCCGCGGCGCATCGCTGTCGGAAGGCGGCAAGCCCATCATCGCGCTGCCGTCTGTCACCAATAAGGGGATTTCCCGCATTACGCCGTTCCTCAAGGAAGGAGCGGGCGTGGTTACGACCCGCGGGCACATCCATTGGGTGGTGACGGAATACGGATCGGTGGACCTTTTCGGGAAGAACCTGAAACAACGCGCCAGGGCGCTCATCGGCCTCGCACACCCGGATCACCGGGAGGCGCTGGACCGTGCGTATTTCGACCGGTTCCTGAAGGGGAAGGGTTGA
- a CDS encoding lysophospholipase: MQHDFNWEFNGRRFHGITWQPEHYDRVMVVIHGIGEHVERYAPLAEFFNKEGYLVTGIDHYGHGKSDGKRGDTLKLEEIFDYLEAFLQFTWDAHPAPMVLYGHSMGGGLLTGLLLHRQPDVQAAVISAPALLLPQKPNAFLRGILKTGASLLPHLRVKTPLDIQKISHDANEVAKFESDPLRHPFASLRLMHILVSNGLWCLRHADRLQIPSLLMHGNADSFTSVDGSRRFAEMAPKKLITYKEWDGLYHEMHNEPQRPEIFQFMAGWLSAVQLHPLD; this comes from the coding sequence ATGCAACATGATTTCAACTGGGAATTCAACGGCCGGCGGTTCCACGGCATTACGTGGCAGCCGGAACATTACGACCGCGTGATGGTCGTGATCCACGGCATCGGCGAGCACGTGGAGCGCTACGCGCCGCTGGCGGAATTTTTCAATAAGGAAGGGTACCTGGTAACGGGGATCGATCATTACGGCCACGGCAAAAGCGACGGCAAGCGCGGCGATACGCTGAAGCTGGAGGAAATTTTCGATTACCTCGAAGCGTTCCTGCAATTTACGTGGGACGCGCACCCCGCGCCCATGGTGCTTTACGGGCATTCCATGGGCGGCGGGCTGCTGACGGGCCTGCTTCTCCACCGCCAACCCGACGTGCAAGCCGCCGTCATCTCCGCTCCCGCGCTCCTCCTCCCGCAAAAGCCCAACGCATTCCTGCGGGGTATTTTGAAAACAGGCGCATCCCTCCTGCCCCATTTACGCGTCAAAACCCCGCTCGATATCCAAAAGATTTCGCACGATGCGAACGAAGTGGCGAAGTTCGAATCCGATCCGCTGCGCCACCCGTTCGCCAGTTTGCGCCTCATGCATATATTGGTGAGCAATGGATTATGGTGCCTCCGTCACGCCGATCGCCTTCAAATTCCTTCACTGCTCATGCACGGCAATGCCGATAGCTTCACGAGCGTAGACGGCTCGCGTCGGTTCGCGGAAATGGCCCCGAAAAAACTCATCACCTACAAAGAATGGGACGGCCTCTACCACGAAATGCACAACGAGCCCCAGCGCCCGGAAATCTTCCAGTTCATGGCAGGCTGGCTCAGCGCCGTGCAATTACATCCGCTGGATTAA
- a CDS encoding DUF5074 domain-containing protein encodes MKQHVRILLGLAFMATVAACNKSDDVRPSGPKVHIAKPEQTIAVGQELELKPEFTQDAGISFRWTLNGEPVGDKATYTFKPRAHGDYKITFAASTPNGKDSAVYNITVLGQYANGVLVLNEGWFGTQSGSVWFYKYGADTLVPWVYHAVNPGKNLGGVMNTLQYGAIHNGKLYMVVKAGGPLVVTDASTLVETGRVENAVSGKAMSFVGLDATRGLIGADDGIYPINLTSLAIGSKIAGVSGAIGNMVKSGNYVFAHSNNDGMIVLNATTYAVAGKPFKATVGFVTGKNGRIYGAKDSLLMSVHPTTFVKDSVKMPFASVNPFGAWRSVQMASSTVNDHIFIIQPAANWQYGTKLYRYVVGNAASLAAPFITLPAGQYFYGSGVNYDHHTDELVITTINGPYTGSENRVLFYNAQTGALKKTIRYDGWYFPAMTVIQP; translated from the coding sequence ATGAAACAACATGTACGCATTCTGCTCGGCCTCGCCTTCATGGCTACCGTAGCTGCCTGTAACAAATCGGACGATGTAAGGCCCTCCGGCCCCAAAGTCCACATCGCCAAACCGGAACAAACCATCGCCGTTGGCCAGGAGCTCGAGCTTAAGCCCGAGTTCACGCAGGACGCGGGGATTTCCTTCCGCTGGACACTCAACGGCGAGCCCGTAGGCGATAAGGCCACCTACACCTTCAAACCCCGCGCGCATGGCGACTATAAAATCACCTTCGCCGCTTCCACGCCCAACGGTAAAGACTCCGCGGTCTACAACATCACCGTGCTCGGGCAATACGCCAACGGCGTGCTCGTCCTCAACGAAGGCTGGTTCGGCACCCAATCCGGCAGCGTATGGTTCTACAAATACGGCGCGGATACGCTCGTGCCCTGGGTTTATCATGCCGTGAACCCCGGCAAAAACCTCGGTGGCGTAATGAACACCCTGCAATACGGCGCCATCCATAACGGCAAATTGTACATGGTCGTGAAAGCCGGCGGCCCGCTGGTGGTGACAGACGCTTCCACGCTCGTGGAAACCGGCCGCGTGGAAAACGCCGTTTCCGGCAAAGCGATGTCTTTCGTTGGGCTCGACGCTACGCGTGGCCTCATCGGGGCAGACGACGGTATTTATCCCATCAACCTCACGTCCCTCGCCATCGGCAGCAAAATTGCCGGTGTATCGGGCGCCATCGGCAACATGGTGAAATCCGGGAACTACGTGTTCGCACATAGCAATAACGACGGCATGATCGTGCTCAACGCCACCACGTATGCCGTGGCCGGCAAGCCTTTCAAGGCTACGGTCGGTTTTGTGACGGGCAAGAACGGGCGGATTTACGGCGCGAAGGATTCGCTCCTCATGTCCGTTCACCCCACCACCTTCGTGAAAGATTCCGTGAAAATGCCGTTCGCTTCGGTGAACCCCTTCGGCGCGTGGAGAAGCGTTCAGATGGCGTCTTCCACCGTCAACGACCACATTTTCATCATCCAGCCCGCCGCCAACTGGCAATACGGCACCAAATTATACCGGTATGTGGTGGGCAACGCCGCATCGCTGGCCGCGCCTTTCATCACCCTGCCCGCCGGTCAATACTTTTACGGCTCCGGCGTGAATTACGACCATCATACCGATGAGCTCGTGATCACGACGATCAATGGCCCGTATACCGGAAGCGAGAACCGCGTGCTGTTCTACAACGCACAAACCGGCGCTTTGAAGAAAACGATCCGATACGACGGATGGTACTTCCCTGCCATGACCGTTATTCAACCATAG